The following proteins come from a genomic window of Candidatus Thorarchaeota archaeon:
- a CDS encoding DUF2240 family protein — protein MNGRQVLLILAHLFRKKGESVGIEEAVYYLSFRCRYGKPSDIRRLLTVALEKGMISRTDNTISAGFLYDVQDLSPNQIANFRKHLTVKPSIPKIS, from the coding sequence ATGAATGGTCGACAGGTTTTGTTAATACTAGCGCACCTATTTAGGAAGAAAGGGGAATCTGTTGGCATTGAAGAAGCCGTATATTATCTGTCCTTCAGATGTCGCTATGGGAAACCGAGTGATATCAGGAGACTTCTTACTGTTGCTCTTGAGAAAGGCATGATTTCAAGGACAGACAATACAATTTCGGCAGGATTCCTTTATGACGTACAAGATCTATCCCCAAATCAAATTGCAAATTTCAGAAAACATCTCACCGTGAAACCGAGTATTCCAAAAATCAGCTGA
- a CDS encoding AAA family ATPase yields the protein MEPLLWCLKYQPRKWEDFKGNEAAMPQLRNLASSGTLPNMIFYGPFGTGKTSAAEVFAREILGDDFQANFMSLNIRDVRNFPLSKAKRSLSTIARMDSEERTYLDEYMSRVYSEAKAELKLKGGRRRRPNRSQMLHKAIEMFASTITVSNRLTKILVLDEADALDNNMQQALRRTMEIYNDACRFILITPSLAGWSPAIISRCLLLRFPRGNKEAIEDLIGDIAEKEDVIIQEDAIAAIYRESSGDYRRAINLLQMASSGTRAVTEDDVYECSETYLSKSVREAITKAIDGSFINARKKMVNLLAREGYEPEEVIVEIHRDLLRRPFPKAQLYQILARVAEIDFRITQARNPFIQFSALLGSIQNMASSA from the coding sequence ATGGAGCCTTTGCTTTGGTGTCTCAAGTATCAACCCAGGAAATGGGAAGATTTCAAAGGTAATGAGGCTGCCATGCCCCAGTTGAGAAACTTGGCATCCTCAGGTACTTTGCCTAACATGATTTTCTATGGGCCCTTTGGAACAGGCAAAACCTCTGCAGCAGAAGTCTTCGCACGAGAGATACTTGGTGATGATTTTCAGGCGAACTTCATGTCGCTAAATATTCGTGATGTCCGGAATTTCCCCCTCTCAAAGGCCAAGAGATCTCTTAGTACTATTGCAAGGATGGATTCAGAAGAACGGACGTATTTAGACGAGTATATGTCTCGAGTATACAGCGAAGCAAAGGCTGAACTCAAGCTGAAAGGTGGTAGACGAAGACGCCCCAATCGTAGTCAGATGCTGCATAAGGCAATTGAAATGTTTGCTTCAACCATTACAGTCAGCAATCGGTTGACCAAAATTCTCGTATTGGATGAGGCCGATGCTCTCGACAATAATATGCAGCAAGCACTCCGTAGAACCATGGAAATCTACAATGATGCCTGCAGGTTCATTCTCATTACTCCTTCATTAGCTGGTTGGAGTCCAGCCATAATCTCTCGGTGTCTGTTGCTGCGTTTTCCCAGAGGAAACAAAGAAGCAATTGAGGACTTGATTGGTGATATTGCCGAAAAAGAGGATGTGATTATACAAGAAGATGCCATTGCTGCAATCTATAGAGAATCCTCTGGCGATTATAGAAGAGCCATCAATCTTCTCCAGATGGCTTCTTCAGGAACTCGTGCTGTAACAGAAGATGATGTATACGAATGTTCGGAAACATATCTGAGCAAATCGGTGAGGGAAGCTATAACAAAGGCTATTGATGGCTCTTTCATAAACGCAAGAAAGAAGATGGTAAACCTACTCGCAAGAGAAGGATATGAGCCTGAAGAAGTCATTGTTGAAATCCACAGAGATTTGCTTAGGAGGCCATTTCCGAAAGCACAACTATATCAGATTCTAGCAAGGGTTGCAGAAATCGATTTCAGGATCACTCAAGCAAGAAACCCATTTATCCAGTTTTCTGCTCTTCTTGGTTCAATTCAGAATATGGCTTCCTCGGCATGA